The Marinilongibacter aquaticus genome has a window encoding:
- a CDS encoding RagB/SusD family nutrient uptake outer membrane protein — protein MENKRIHIIQFCLFLALCSCTGQLELSPITDKEAGNFFKTEQEMEEAVNGTYASLQFTGLYNLYLPVLGEIPSDNTFDEVPANDEGNYGQLDEFTVITSNSIITRTWKDSYISIQRANTVLHRLPNVVYADQSTKESRKGEMYFIRALNYFNLVRIYGDVPLVTEETENPASFFGKGRNATSAVYEQIIADLKNAIVALPLKALAPGRVSRGAAQALLGKVYLTLGNWANAESYLLEVLNSGEYQLLEDLSDIFSESQENNQEIIFSVQFTQAINGNTEGSDAFQQFSPSGTINGAKGHNLPTRALYALMSDSDKRKSAYLGVTSEGVPFNKKYQKPSSAPNDGGGNWVVLRYADVLLMLAEIENELGNTAQAINYLNRIRERAGLSDIQPQEQSKLRETVAQERRFELIGEGHRWFDLLRYGTAIETMNAYFKNQKINISIQENNLLMPVPQSQIDTDPAIAQNPGY, from the coding sequence ATGGAAAACAAGCGAATACATATCATCCAATTTTGCCTTTTCCTTGCCCTTTGCTCTTGCACAGGCCAATTGGAATTGAGCCCCATTACCGATAAAGAAGCAGGGAATTTCTTCAAAACCGAACAAGAAATGGAAGAGGCCGTCAATGGCACCTATGCCTCGCTGCAATTCACTGGCCTATACAACCTCTATCTGCCCGTGTTGGGCGAAATTCCCTCAGACAATACCTTTGATGAGGTGCCCGCCAACGACGAAGGCAATTATGGCCAATTGGACGAATTCACCGTAATCACTTCCAATTCCATTATTACACGAACTTGGAAAGATTCCTACATCAGCATTCAAAGGGCCAATACTGTCTTGCATCGCCTGCCCAATGTGGTTTACGCAGACCAAAGCACAAAAGAGAGCCGAAAGGGAGAAATGTATTTCATTCGTGCACTCAATTATTTCAACCTTGTCCGCATATACGGCGATGTGCCGCTTGTAACGGAAGAAACCGAAAACCCAGCCTCCTTTTTTGGCAAAGGCAGAAACGCCACCTCGGCGGTATACGAGCAAATCATTGCCGACCTCAAAAATGCCATTGTCGCTTTGCCGCTGAAAGCTTTGGCACCCGGACGCGTGAGCAGAGGGGCCGCACAAGCCTTGCTGGGAAAAGTTTACTTGACCCTTGGCAATTGGGCCAATGCCGAAAGCTACCTTTTGGAAGTACTCAACTCTGGGGAATATCAATTGTTGGAAGATTTGTCGGACATTTTTTCCGAAAGTCAAGAAAACAACCAGGAGATCATTTTCTCAGTACAATTTACGCAGGCGATCAACGGCAATACAGAAGGTTCAGACGCCTTTCAGCAGTTCAGCCCTTCGGGAACGATCAATGGAGCCAAGGGCCACAATCTTCCCACGCGGGCACTGTACGCCCTTATGTCTGATTCAGACAAACGCAAGTCGGCTTATTTGGGTGTCACGTCCGAAGGCGTGCCTTTCAATAAAAAATACCAGAAACCCAGCTCGGCACCCAATGACGGCGGGGGCAATTGGGTGGTACTACGCTACGCCGATGTGCTGCTGATGTTGGCCGAAATCGAGAATGAATTGGGCAATACCGCCCAAGCCATAAATTACCTGAATCGCATACGTGAAAGAGCGGGTTTAAGCGACATTCAGCCGCAAGAGCAGAGCAAACTACGAGAGACAGTGGCACAAGAAAGGCGTTTCGAATTGATTGGCGAAGGGCACCGTTGGTTCGATTTGCTGCGGTACGGCACGGCGATTGAAACAATGAACGCGTATTTCAAAAATCAGAAAATCAACATTAGCATACAGGAAAACAATTTATTGATGCCCGTACCACAATCTCAGATAGACACCGATCCCGCGATTGCACAAAATCCAGGCTATTGA
- a CDS encoding SusC/RagA family TonB-linked outer membrane protein, whose protein sequence is MSNRIFWMVFAEITCIVFLGSMQAHGQKLSDTFVTAQWKNVRLVDSFDAIQNQTGFFFTYSFDALKNIRVKTRLNTLTVGEFLQIVSAETLLEFRVKNDIIYVFDEEKAPPKAVILLEESALKKASKQKAVEHVIVENTARSPGKLIHGLVLDENNVPLEGATVKIKGSGMGIFTNSSGRFSLSAKPEELIEISFVGYQNALIKAKEELSVKLQPDINTMNEVLVIGYGSLKKERVTGSSVKLDNEELNKYAASSFEQQLVGKAAGVFINENGGPGTNAQIVIRGINTLTAGSDPLIVVDGLPLTEGSSLNSISPKDIASIVVLKDAASAAIYGSRAANGVILVNTKEGVKGKPKLTVDFYQGVQQAAHTVKLVNAQDAATFFTEARDWGYVSKSPEVRKISDDRETRLANGANRRELRLNYLDPYLNGESGLTDTNWLNAIFQESAINNIQLAFSGGSESARYYISASLFHQKGVVIGSSLDRKSTTIKFDSKLSDYLTFGINLNPSLSNRDYLDIQGNWSADPLSTAIIMYPFFSIKNADGSYAISEQIKANTPEDGALGENIVAIIENQQNQRVDFRTFGNAYLQLNLLKGLHFKTSFGGDYRNFFYDYFTPSWIGAYRTAAPKPALAKENTGDITNYQIENLISYKGLFGQHAFDYILGQTFQKETGNAREINGVGIPDDNIDNIAGASSFNIKPYRYAWSQLSYLSRLQYAFADKYLFSAAVRKDGSSRFGHNARWGTFPAFSAGWILSKEPFFENIQQISFAKVKASWGQSGNNQIGSYSSKALVTNSDYVYGDELAAGVATTTAPNANLSWETNSSLDLGLDLGFLTNKLNLSLDYYISNTSNLLLNVPVPEQSGFSEYITNIGKVQNRGFELSLEGQGFQIGRLKCRFNGNFSTNANKVLALAPGQQEIRVGTDGAWRTKVGRSIAEMWGYQVIGVYKTQEEINSTAHLTGTLTGDYIMKDLNKDGLIDDRDRLCFGTYNPKITYGFTGNFNLSRFDFSFAFNGIRGRTVQSWDQAFATEVGEGFAVPSQYYFDHRYHPVDNPNGFLAQPNLGNFSAARRNSRTSSVSFMRGDYLRLRNLQLGYNLPEKLMKPLGLAKARIYLTANNLLTLTKFRGWNPDGSTRNALQGGYQKGDDYPISKSLTAGLSFTL, encoded by the coding sequence ATGTCAAATCGAATTTTTTGGATGGTATTTGCAGAGATCACATGCATTGTGTTTCTGGGAAGCATGCAGGCCCACGGCCAGAAGCTTTCGGATACCTTTGTGACCGCCCAATGGAAAAATGTTCGCCTTGTGGATTCTTTTGACGCCATCCAAAACCAAACGGGCTTTTTCTTCACCTACTCTTTCGATGCCCTGAAAAACATCCGTGTCAAAACGCGGTTGAACACCTTGACCGTGGGCGAATTCCTTCAGATTGTTTCCGCAGAAACGTTACTCGAATTCAGGGTAAAAAACGACATCATTTATGTGTTCGATGAAGAAAAAGCTCCTCCAAAAGCCGTCATTCTTTTGGAAGAATCTGCTCTGAAAAAGGCAAGCAAACAAAAAGCCGTAGAACACGTCATTGTCGAAAACACCGCCCGCAGTCCGGGTAAATTGATTCACGGACTCGTTTTAGACGAAAACAATGTGCCCTTGGAAGGGGCTACCGTAAAAATCAAAGGTTCGGGCATGGGCATTTTTACCAATTCCAGTGGCCGATTCAGCCTTTCGGCCAAACCCGAAGAACTCATCGAAATCAGTTTCGTGGGCTATCAAAATGCTTTAATAAAGGCCAAAGAAGAATTATCCGTAAAGCTGCAACCGGATATCAACACCATGAACGAAGTATTGGTGATCGGTTACGGCAGTCTAAAAAAAGAGCGTGTCACTGGTTCTTCCGTAAAGCTCGACAACGAAGAACTGAACAAATATGCGGCCTCCAGTTTTGAGCAGCAATTGGTGGGAAAAGCAGCGGGCGTGTTCATCAACGAAAATGGTGGACCAGGCACAAATGCTCAAATTGTCATTCGAGGCATCAATACCCTTACGGCGGGTTCAGATCCGCTGATTGTAGTGGATGGTTTACCCTTGACCGAAGGCTCCTCTTTGAACTCCATCAGCCCAAAAGACATTGCTTCGATTGTGGTGTTAAAAGACGCCGCTTCGGCCGCCATTTACGGTTCCCGAGCCGCCAATGGCGTCATTTTGGTCAATACCAAAGAGGGCGTAAAAGGCAAACCTAAACTTACCGTCGACTTTTATCAAGGCGTACAACAGGCCGCACATACCGTAAAGCTGGTGAATGCCCAAGATGCCGCCACGTTCTTTACCGAAGCCCGCGATTGGGGTTATGTATCGAAAAGTCCGGAGGTGAGAAAAATAAGCGATGACCGCGAAACTCGGTTGGCCAATGGAGCCAACCGCCGAGAATTGCGACTGAATTATTTGGATCCTTATTTAAATGGAGAGTCGGGACTCACAGACACCAATTGGCTGAATGCCATTTTTCAAGAATCGGCCATCAACAATATCCAACTGGCTTTCAGCGGTGGTAGCGAATCGGCCCGATATTATATTTCGGCCAGCCTGTTCCACCAAAAGGGCGTGGTTATTGGCTCTTCTCTCGATAGAAAAAGCACGACCATAAAATTCGATTCCAAACTCTCGGACTACCTGACTTTCGGAATCAACCTCAATCCCTCTTTGTCGAACAGAGATTATCTGGATATTCAAGGCAATTGGAGTGCCGATCCGCTCAGCACGGCAATTATCATGTATCCCTTTTTCTCTATAAAAAATGCCGACGGCAGCTATGCCATTAGCGAACAAATCAAAGCCAATACTCCAGAAGATGGGGCTTTGGGCGAAAATATTGTGGCGATAATCGAAAACCAGCAAAACCAGCGGGTCGACTTTCGCACTTTTGGCAATGCCTATCTGCAGCTTAATCTTTTAAAAGGATTGCATTTCAAAACCAGTTTTGGTGGCGACTACAGAAACTTTTTCTACGATTATTTTACGCCTTCTTGGATCGGAGCTTATCGCACAGCCGCCCCCAAACCTGCCCTGGCCAAAGAAAATACCGGAGACATTACCAATTATCAAATCGAAAACCTCATTAGCTACAAAGGCCTTTTCGGCCAACATGCTTTCGACTATATTCTTGGCCAGACTTTCCAGAAAGAAACCGGAAATGCCCGAGAGATCAATGGTGTGGGTATCCCCGACGACAACATTGACAACATTGCCGGAGCCAGCAGTTTCAATATAAAACCCTATCGCTACGCTTGGTCGCAGCTCTCTTACCTCAGCCGATTGCAATACGCCTTTGCCGACAAGTATTTGTTCTCTGCCGCCGTGCGAAAAGACGGTTCTTCAAGGTTTGGGCACAATGCTCGCTGGGGTACATTCCCCGCTTTTTCAGCCGGTTGGATTTTGAGCAAAGAGCCCTTTTTCGAAAATATTCAGCAAATTTCCTTTGCCAAAGTCAAAGCCAGTTGGGGGCAATCGGGAAACAATCAGATTGGTTCATACAGTTCGAAAGCTTTGGTTACCAATTCCGATTATGTTTACGGCGACGAACTTGCTGCGGGCGTGGCTACCACAACCGCCCCGAATGCCAACCTTTCGTGGGAAACCAATTCATCTTTGGATTTGGGGCTCGATCTCGGTTTTTTGACCAACAAGCTCAACCTCTCATTGGATTATTACATCTCGAACACCTCGAATCTGCTGCTCAACGTGCCCGTACCCGAACAATCCGGATTCAGTGAATACATCACCAATATCGGTAAGGTGCAGAATCGCGGTTTTGAGCTAAGTCTTGAAGGCCAAGGTTTCCAAATCGGCCGCTTGAAATGTCGATTCAATGGGAATTTCAGTACCAATGCCAATAAAGTTTTGGCTTTGGCTCCGGGTCAACAAGAAATCCGTGTGGGTACAGATGGAGCTTGGCGAACAAAAGTGGGGCGTTCCATTGCCGAAATGTGGGGTTATCAGGTCATTGGTGTCTACAAAACGCAAGAGGAAATCAACAGTACCGCCCACCTTACAGGCACACTCACAGGCGATTACATAATGAAAGACCTCAACAAAGACGGCCTAATCGACGACCGAGATCGCCTGTGTTTTGGCACCTACAATCCAAAAATCACTTACGGATTTACGGGCAATTTCAACCTTTCACGCTTCGACTTCAGTTTCGCGTTCAATGGAATCAGAGGCCGAACAGTACAATCCTGGGATCAGGCTTTTGCCACCGAGGTAGGCGAAGGTTTTGCCGTACCCTCGCAATATTATTTTGATCATCGCTACCATCCCGTCGACAATCCCAATGGCTTTTTGGCCCAACCGAATTTGGGGAATTTCTCGGCGGCAAGGCGAAACTCCAGAACCTCATCCGTGTCTTTCATGCGGGGTGACTACCTGCGTTTGCGTAATCTTCAGCTCGGTTATAATCTTCCCGAAAAGCTCATGAAGCCCTTGGGCCTCGCCAAAGCCAGAATATACCTTACGGCCAACAATCTGCTTACGCTGACCAAATTCAGGGGATGGAACCCAGACGGCTCCACCCGAAACGCTTTGCAGGGCGGCTATCAAAAGGGCGACGATTATCCAATTTCCAAATCTTTAACCGCCGGCTTAAGCTTCACGTTGTAA
- a CDS encoding FecR family protein, whose translation MEKLLIKLRENTISRQELERLEKIFEEQEASIDAAFKEEIETIERRIAQKQKVRRLATFSWVKNPARTLSIAASLLLIGAFGFYFLRNESTIAEKWTGHVEMDSVFNAGRVPKKVRLPDGSVAFLGPSSYIRFPSKFTSKTREVRSKGVVYYEVAHDSLSPFVVSLQNSRITVLGTVFTVDNSDQTNEHIELLKGSVKVDYRNKANQELYRILKPGEKLSYSAQNAEMVQTLINPAVQIDWNSGVITFDKATIHEIAQTLGNWYDIQIRIPAEFSSQERIVHRIDTRQMSVDEIIEGINLIVKYKIEKEREGQFTVLQ comes from the coding sequence TTGGAAAAACTTTTGATAAAACTGCGTGAGAACACCATTTCTCGGCAAGAGCTGGAGAGGCTCGAGAAAATCTTTGAAGAGCAGGAAGCCTCTATCGATGCTGCATTCAAAGAAGAAATCGAAACCATCGAACGCCGCATTGCCCAAAAGCAAAAGGTCCGCCGTTTGGCTACTTTCTCTTGGGTGAAGAATCCAGCCCGCACGCTCTCCATCGCCGCGAGTTTATTGCTCATCGGTGCTTTCGGGTTCTATTTTTTGAGAAACGAATCGACTATTGCCGAAAAATGGACGGGGCATGTCGAAATGGACTCGGTTTTCAATGCCGGACGCGTGCCGAAAAAAGTACGGCTACCCGATGGCTCTGTGGCTTTTTTAGGCCCTTCAAGCTATATACGTTTCCCTTCTAAATTCACCTCCAAGACCCGTGAAGTGCGTTCAAAAGGTGTGGTGTACTACGAAGTCGCTCACGACTCCCTCTCTCCATTTGTGGTGAGCTTGCAAAACAGCCGCATTACCGTTTTGGGTACGGTTTTCACCGTTGACAACTCCGATCAGACCAACGAGCACATCGAACTCTTAAAGGGTTCGGTAAAAGTGGATTATAGAAACAAAGCCAACCAAGAGCTTTATCGCATTTTAAAACCGGGCGAAAAACTCTCTTACTCTGCACAAAATGCAGAAATGGTGCAAACGCTGATCAATCCAGCCGTGCAGATAGATTGGAATTCAGGAGTGATTACCTTCGACAAAGCCACCATTCACGAGATTGCTCAAACCCTCGGCAACTGGTACGATATACAAATTCGAATTCCCGCCGAGTTCAGCTCACAGGAAAGAATTGTGCACCGCATCGATACGCGGCAGATGTCGGTCGATGAAATTATCGAAGGGATAAATCTAATCGTCAAGTATAAAATCGAGAAAGAACGCGAAGGACAGTTTACAGTACTGCAATAA
- a CDS encoding RNA polymerase sigma factor, which translates to MKISDDDILELIKGDYSAFEAFYEATLDGLSKFAAKHATNLRSTDDIVQEAYVKVWEYRQQISPSVKAFKSYLHSIVINAIKADYKKLMAARKAEFEFCDILQSIEEPDSSESTKEMLEGKLKEAIDSFPARQREAFMEVKINRASYQEAADRLGISVSTLEKHIIKSMKFLRDNMVLPLLFVFLNI; encoded by the coding sequence ATGAAAATCTCTGACGACGACATATTGGAACTGATCAAAGGGGATTACAGTGCGTTCGAAGCTTTTTACGAAGCTACTTTGGATGGGCTTTCTAAATTCGCCGCCAAACACGCCACCAATTTGCGTTCGACAGACGACATCGTGCAGGAAGCCTATGTGAAAGTTTGGGAATACCGACAACAGATATCGCCTTCTGTAAAAGCCTTCAAAAGTTATCTTCACAGCATCGTCATCAATGCCATCAAAGCCGATTACAAAAAATTGATGGCCGCCCGAAAAGCGGAATTCGAATTCTGCGACATCCTCCAATCCATCGAAGAACCCGACAGCTCAGAATCGACAAAGGAAATGCTCGAGGGCAAACTCAAAGAAGCCATCGATTCGTTCCCCGCCCGACAACGCGAGGCTTTCATGGAAGTGAAAATCAACAGGGCCAGCTACCAAGAAGCCGCCGATCGATTGGGCATTTCGGTGAGCACTTTAGAAAAGCACATCATCAAGTCGATGAAATTTCTCCGCGACAACATGGTACTTCCCCTGCTCTTCGTATTTCTTAACATTTAG
- a CDS encoding SusC/RagA family TonB-linked outer membrane protein: protein MNKFYKIFLLLCILGMSFGASEAFANSRAEKQNKNTAIAVKGKVVDENGGGLPGVSVLEKGQNRGTTTDVEGNFAIDVNDAQAVLVFSFVGYETQEILVGSQSQLRVEMKPSFSNLSEVVVIGYGEQSRSKVVGAVGKMEAEELKNVTAISLDQQLAGKMSGVVINQSNGQPGESAQIVIRGTGTLTAGSNPLIVVDGFPLTEGSSLNSINPNDIADINVLKDAASAAIYGSRAANGVILVTTKQGKNGQKTALTFDAYTGFQQQSSGVKLVDAYDMAVFLTEARNWGYVSKDPTNRSESDPNSVRVTKKINGKSIDGRELFLDYLQPYLDRQPGLVNTNWMDEAFRTAPMSNYGLSYSGGNSNTRFYSSMGYFNQKGVVAGTDIVRYSASFSLNSKINDKINFGFNIKPTFTDQNSFDQSSRSSGALALLPLNFPFYTAYKADGSLNISDQLVNEQHTIEGVAINGTPVENLAATAALVKDNKLRYKSFGNVYLNAELLQNLTYKLSLGGDYDTYVTDYYYPIGVGSYRTPAPRSDANATQGKLNTFNYLVENTLTYKFGNEHHNFNALAGYTFQKENGSYSKITGTGFPDDNIKNISGASAYSVSNSVNIWTLESYLARLQYDYDAKYLLSLAIRRDGSSRFGMNNRWGNFPSLSAGWVFSREGFFPQSAILSFGKLSASWGQTGNNQIGSYGSQALVTASNYVFGSSIAPGYISTTAPNPNLGWEVASSTNIGLDLGFFNNRLNLSSAYYKTNTRDLLLDVPVPQQTGYNSVLANIGEMENQGFENQISANGLKLGNVSLGFNANITTYKNKVLALGPGQDRIATGTDQNFVTQVGHPIAEIYGYVIDGVYKTQDEINSSPHLDGTLKGDYRVIDVNKDGVIDVNDKVSKGTYAPKMTYGFGSTASYKGFTFGFNFVGVAGRTLLDGDMSSLTEAGEGFAVPTQYYFDHRYHPVDNPNGFLGQPNFGNFSNARKLVRSSIVVQENNGAYFRLRDVRLAYDFSREVLQKLKLSALQLYVSGNNVFTATKFRGWNPDGTSSNILTSGYNTGGNYPVAKTFTAGLKVSY, encoded by the coding sequence ATGAACAAATTCTACAAGATTTTTTTGCTCTTATGCATACTCGGCATGAGTTTTGGAGCAAGTGAGGCCTTCGCAAATTCGCGGGCCGAAAAGCAAAACAAAAACACTGCGATCGCGGTAAAAGGTAAGGTTGTCGATGAAAACGGCGGCGGACTTCCGGGCGTATCGGTTCTGGAAAAGGGGCAAAACCGCGGCACCACCACCGATGTGGAAGGGAACTTCGCGATCGACGTAAACGATGCCCAAGCCGTATTGGTTTTCTCTTTTGTGGGCTATGAAACGCAAGAGATTTTGGTGGGAAGCCAAAGCCAATTGCGTGTTGAAATGAAACCAAGTTTCTCGAATTTGAGCGAGGTGGTTGTCATTGGATATGGAGAACAATCGAGATCGAAAGTGGTTGGAGCCGTAGGTAAAATGGAAGCCGAAGAACTCAAAAATGTAACGGCGATCAGTTTGGATCAACAACTGGCAGGGAAAATGTCGGGTGTGGTAATCAACCAATCGAACGGACAGCCCGGTGAAAGTGCTCAGATTGTAATTCGCGGGACGGGTACCTTGACTGCGGGTTCGAATCCACTGATCGTAGTCGATGGCTTTCCGTTGACCGAAGGCAGCTCGCTCAATTCCATTAACCCCAACGACATCGCGGATATCAACGTGTTGAAAGATGCGGCTTCTGCGGCCATTTACGGTTCGCGTGCAGCAAACGGTGTAATTCTGGTTACGACGAAACAGGGTAAAAACGGTCAAAAAACCGCTTTGACATTCGATGCCTATACCGGTTTTCAGCAACAAAGCTCAGGTGTGAAATTGGTTGACGCTTACGATATGGCCGTGTTTCTTACCGAAGCCAGAAACTGGGGTTATGTGTCAAAAGATCCAACAAACCGCAGCGAGAGCGATCCAAACTCAGTGCGTGTGACCAAAAAAATCAACGGGAAAAGCATCGACGGTCGAGAACTTTTCCTCGATTATTTGCAACCCTATTTGGACCGTCAGCCCGGTTTGGTGAATACCAATTGGATGGACGAGGCCTTTAGAACGGCCCCCATGTCGAACTACGGTTTGTCTTACAGTGGAGGAAACTCGAACACGCGTTTTTATTCTTCAATGGGTTATTTTAATCAAAAAGGCGTTGTGGCCGGTACCGATATCGTACGTTATTCGGCTTCGTTTAGCTTGAACAGCAAGATCAACGACAAAATCAATTTTGGTTTCAATATCAAGCCTACGTTTACAGACCAAAACAGCTTTGATCAAAGCAGCCGTAGCAGTGGAGCCTTGGCTCTCTTGCCGCTTAATTTTCCGTTCTACACCGCATACAAAGCAGACGGCAGCTTGAATATCAGCGACCAGCTCGTCAACGAACAGCACACCATCGAGGGCGTGGCCATCAACGGTACTCCTGTAGAAAACTTGGCGGCCACAGCGGCATTGGTGAAAGACAACAAATTGAGATACAAGTCTTTTGGGAATGTGTACTTGAATGCCGAATTGCTGCAAAACCTGACCTACAAACTTTCTTTGGGTGGAGATTACGACACCTACGTGACAGACTATTACTATCCAATTGGTGTAGGCTCGTACAGAACGCCTGCTCCAAGATCGGACGCCAATGCTACCCAAGGCAAATTGAATACCTTCAATTATTTGGTGGAGAATACCTTGACTTACAAGTTTGGCAATGAGCATCACAATTTCAATGCTTTGGCGGGTTATACTTTCCAGAAAGAAAACGGCAGCTACAGCAAAATTACCGGAACGGGTTTCCCGGATGACAACATCAAAAACATTTCTGGAGCAAGTGCCTATTCGGTGAGTAATTCAGTCAATATCTGGACTTTGGAGTCTTACCTTGCTCGTTTGCAATACGATTATGATGCAAAATATCTTCTTTCATTGGCTATTCGTCGTGACGGCTCTTCGCGTTTCGGAATGAACAACAGGTGGGGGAATTTCCCTTCGCTTTCTGCTGGTTGGGTATTCTCGAGAGAGGGCTTTTTCCCGCAATCGGCCATCTTGAGTTTCGGTAAACTTTCGGCAAGCTGGGGACAAACCGGAAACAACCAGATCGGTTCTTATGGCTCGCAAGCTTTGGTAACGGCATCGAACTACGTTTTTGGCAGCTCCATTGCCCCAGGCTATATCAGTACCACAGCACCGAATCCGAATTTGGGTTGGGAAGTTGCCTCTTCAACCAATATCGGTTTGGACCTTGGTTTCTTCAACAACAGATTGAACTTGTCGTCGGCCTATTACAAAACCAATACGCGTGATTTGCTTTTGGATGTGCCTGTGCCTCAACAAACGGGATACAACAGCGTTTTGGCCAATATCGGTGAGATGGAAAACCAAGGTTTTGAAAACCAAATTTCGGCCAATGGTTTGAAATTGGGCAATGTGAGCTTGGGTTTCAATGCCAACATTACCACATATAAAAACAAAGTATTGGCCTTGGGACCTGGGCAGGATAGAATCGCTACGGGAACAGATCAGAACTTTGTCACACAGGTGGGGCATCCAATTGCCGAAATTTACGGTTATGTAATTGATGGTGTGTACAAAACGCAGGATGAAATCAACAGTTCGCCGCATTTGGATGGCACGCTTAAAGGCGATTACCGTGTAATTGATGTAAACAAAGACGGTGTAATCGATGTAAACGACAAGGTATCTAAAGGAACCTACGCTCCGAAAATGACCTACGGTTTCGGTTCGACGGCGTCCTACAAAGGTTTCACTTTCGGGTTCAACTTTGTGGGTGTGGCCGGCAGAACATTGCTCGATGGCGACATGAGCTCACTTACCGAAGCGGGTGAGGGCTTTGCGGTTCCCACTCAGTATTATTTCGATCACAGATACCATCCGGTGGATAATCCAAACGGATTCCTTGGTCAGCCCAATTTCGGGAACTTCTCCAATGCCCGTAAGCTGGTAAGAAGCTCGATCGTGGTGCAAGAAAACAACGGGGCGTATTTCCGTCTTCGCGATGTACGGTTGGCTTACGATTTCTCGCGTGAAGTGCTTCAGAAGTTGAAACTTTCGGCATTGCAATTGTATGTTTCTGGAAACAACGTCTTTACGGCCACAAAATTCAGAGGCTGGAACCCAGACGGTACATCCAGTAATATCCTGACATCGGGGTACAATACGGGTGGCAACTATCCTGTGGCCAAAACCTTTACCGCAGGCCTAAAAGTTTCTTACTAA
- a CDS encoding RagB/SusD family nutrient uptake outer membrane protein has product MKNIKYTLIAFALLASSCEKQLVQYPQTTKVADSFYSNQTEMEEAINAVYATLQFTGLYDTALPALGEIPGEDAYDETPANDGGVYGMLDLYNVIAQSGLIADVWQDSYVGIQRANIILNRIGDIQYTDESTKNARIGEMKFVRALLYFNLVRAFGDVPLVVEEVANPQDSFGQSRSPQSEVYAQIRQDLTDAIALLPARNEANKMRVVKTAAQALLAKVALTLGQYAEAEQYLQAVVNSGSHQLLTDPADVFSLSNEMNEEIIFAVQFASGINSNSEGSDAYRMFNPTGRAVGKMTGTKGHGVLKSDFYKLYAENDLRKDVYVGVLESGLAYNNKIAVPTTVVGDSDSDWVVLRYADVLLMLAEVENELGKSDAALTNLNLIRQRAGIGAYAGASTKSAVFEEIDLQRRKELVWEGHRWFDLLRTGRAKSILGISDDNKLLMPLPASQIAADPALVQNSGY; this is encoded by the coding sequence ATGAAGAATATAAAATACACACTGATCGCCTTTGCTTTGCTGGCTTCGTCTTGCGAAAAGCAATTGGTGCAATATCCGCAAACCACAAAAGTGGCCGATAGTTTTTATTCCAATCAAACCGAAATGGAAGAGGCCATCAATGCGGTTTATGCCACTTTGCAATTCACCGGATTGTACGATACGGCTTTGCCCGCTTTGGGCGAAATTCCCGGTGAAGATGCCTACGACGAAACACCAGCCAACGATGGAGGGGTATACGGTATGTTGGATTTATACAATGTGATTGCCCAGAGTGGTTTGATTGCCGATGTATGGCAAGATTCGTATGTGGGCATTCAGCGTGCGAATATCATTCTGAATCGCATCGGTGACATTCAGTATACCGATGAATCGACAAAGAATGCCCGCATAGGGGAGATGAAGTTTGTAAGAGCATTGCTTTACTTCAACTTGGTGCGTGCTTTTGGCGATGTGCCTTTGGTGGTCGAAGAAGTGGCCAACCCGCAAGATTCTTTCGGTCAATCGCGTAGCCCACAATCGGAAGTGTACGCTCAAATTCGTCAAGATTTGACTGACGCAATCGCCCTTTTGCCAGCCCGTAATGAGGCCAATAAAATGCGTGTAGTGAAAACCGCCGCACAAGCTTTGCTTGCCAAGGTAGCCCTTACACTCGGCCAATATGCTGAAGCTGAGCAATATCTGCAAGCTGTAGTGAATTCGGGCAGTCATCAATTGCTTACCGATCCTGCCGACGTGTTCAGCTTGTCGAATGAAATGAATGAGGAGATCATTTTTGCGGTGCAATTTGCTTCGGGAATCAACTCGAACAGTGAAGGTTCGGATGCGTACAGGATGTTCAATCCTACAGGAAGAGCCGTAGGCAAAATGACAGGAACCAAAGGACACGGCGTGTTGAAGTCGGATTTTTATAAGCTTTATGCCGAAAACGATTTACGAAAAGACGTGTATGTGGGTGTGCTCGAATCGGGTTTGGCCTACAACAACAAGATTGCAGTTCCGACCACGGTTGTCGGCGATTCGGATAGCGACTGGGTGGTTTTGCGATATGCCGATGTTTTGCTGATGCTTGCGGAGGTTGAAAACGAATTGGGAAAAAGCGATGCCGCTCTGACCAATTTGAATCTGATTCGCCAAAGAGCGGGAATCGGTGCCTATGCGGGAGCAAGTACGAAATCTGCTGTTTTTGAAGAAATCGATTTGCAACGTAGAAAAGAGTTGGTTTGGGAAGGTCACCGTTGGTTCGATTTGCTCAGAACGGGCCGTGCCAAAAGTATTTTGGGTATTTCAGACGACAATAAATTGCTGATGCCTTTGCCCGCCAGCCAAATTGCGGCTGATCCGGCTTTGGTTCAAAATTCAGGATACTGA